One stretch of Corynebacterium imitans DNA includes these proteins:
- a CDS encoding vWA domain-containing protein, translating into MKRIFALCTTLMLALVASGCSALDQLPQLGENKPLHIVAATELQDLEPLIQQAGEELGTDIEVTYLGGTLENSQALKAGELDGAYDATWFATNRYANLIGAADALGEEYPLASSPIAIGLRSEIARSNGWVDNPPTWEDLAQAAKDGEFTFGMTDPTASNSGFSTVVSAATALADTGVALSQQDLDAVGPQLGEFFSAQTLSSGSSGWLADTFRDDSSKADGIFNYESTLHQLKKDGVDLEVIVPADGTITADYPLSTLRTPQHEGSADTVRELAEWFEEHQQEVADTYRRPVFPVDALPAELSGQNPIDLQYPANETVARTLLERYNDDFRRPGQSIFLLDTSGSMQGERMTSLKAIMGQLIGGSAATSTGDVSFRNRESVSLRPFNSELLDGVTATLSEDDPQSRATLSEFIDGLEADGYTATYGALKGVLEEQAKMRSAEQDGEFRAPTIVLLSDGEATVPPFYDEFAAEYAQHDEWAGIPVFVILYGEAKRAEMDKLAELTGGKVFDAQQAELAEMFKEIRGYQ; encoded by the coding sequence ATGAAGAGAATCTTTGCCCTCTGCACGACGCTGATGCTGGCACTGGTCGCATCCGGGTGCTCGGCGCTGGACCAGCTCCCGCAGCTGGGAGAAAACAAGCCGCTGCACATTGTGGCGGCCACTGAGCTGCAAGACCTCGAACCGCTAATTCAGCAGGCCGGTGAGGAGCTGGGCACCGATATCGAGGTGACCTACCTCGGCGGCACCCTAGAGAACTCGCAGGCGCTCAAGGCCGGTGAGCTGGACGGGGCGTACGACGCGACCTGGTTCGCCACGAACCGCTACGCCAACCTGATCGGTGCCGCGGATGCGCTGGGGGAGGAGTACCCGCTGGCGAGCTCGCCGATCGCGATTGGGCTGCGCAGCGAAATCGCTCGCTCCAACGGCTGGGTTGACAACCCGCCCACCTGGGAAGACCTTGCCCAGGCCGCGAAGGACGGCGAGTTTACCTTCGGGATGACGGACCCCACCGCGTCGAACTCCGGGTTTTCTACCGTGGTCTCCGCCGCTACCGCGCTCGCGGACACAGGCGTGGCGCTTTCCCAGCAGGACCTTGACGCGGTAGGTCCGCAGCTAGGAGAGTTCTTCTCGGCCCAGACCCTGTCCTCGGGCTCGTCTGGGTGGCTCGCGGACACCTTCCGCGACGACTCGTCGAAAGCCGACGGCATCTTCAACTACGAGTCCACCCTGCACCAGTTGAAGAAGGACGGGGTCGACCTTGAGGTGATCGTGCCCGCAGACGGCACGATCACCGCCGACTACCCGTTGAGCACGCTGCGCACGCCGCAGCACGAAGGCTCCGCTGACACCGTGCGCGAGCTGGCAGAGTGGTTCGAGGAGCACCAGCAGGAAGTCGCAGACACCTACCGTCGCCCGGTCTTCCCGGTAGACGCCCTGCCCGCGGAGCTGTCCGGCCAGAACCCGATCGACCTGCAATACCCGGCAAACGAGACCGTGGCACGCACCCTGCTGGAGCGCTACAACGACGACTTCCGCCGCCCGGGCCAGTCCATCTTCCTGCTGGATACCTCCGGGTCAATGCAGGGCGAGCGCATGACTTCGCTGAAGGCCATCATGGGCCAGCTCATTGGGGGCTCCGCGGCGACGTCGACAGGCGATGTTTCCTTCCGCAACCGGGAATCAGTAAGTCTACGGCCGTTCAACAGCGAACTGCTCGACGGCGTGACCGCGACGCTTTCCGAGGATGATCCACAAAGTCGCGCCACGCTAAGCGAGTTTATCGACGGTCTCGAAGCCGACGGGTACACCGCCACCTACGGAGCCCTGAAGGGAGTGCTGGAAGAGCAAGCCAAGATGCGCAGCGCCGAGCAGGATGGTGAGTTCCGTGCCCCGACGATCGTGCTGCTTTCCGACGGTGAAGCGACCGTGCCACCCTTTTACGATGAGTTCGCAGCCGAGTATGCCCAGCACGACGAGTGGGCAGGTATACCCGTCTTCGTCATTCTGTACGGCGAGGCGAAACGCGCTGAAATGGACAAGCTTGCGGAACTGACGGGGGGTAAAGTTTTCGACGCACAGCAGGCAGAGTTGGCCGAGATGTTTAAGGAGATCCGTGGCTACCAATAA
- a CDS encoding argininosuccinate synthase, which translates to MSNRVVLAYSGGLDTSVAIPYLGEMLDADVVAVSLDLGQGGEDMESVRQRALDCGAVESVVVDAKDEFAEEYCLPTIKANGMYQGEYPLVSAISRPLIVKHLVEAAQEHGGTHVAHGCTGKGNDQVRFEVGFLNQDPDLEIVAPARDFAWTRDKAIEFAEGKDLPIEQSAASPFSIDQNVWGRAVETGFLEDLWNPPTKDLYAYTEDPALGNAPDEVIISFESGKPVAIDGRKVTVLEAIEELNRRAGAQGIGRLDMVEDRLVGIKSREVYEAPGAITLITAHKALEDVTVERELARYKRLIDARWSEEVYDGLWFGPLKRSLDAFIESTQEHVTGDIRMELHAGKATVNGRRSNHSLYDFNLATYDTGDTFDQTLAKGFVRLHGLSSQIANKRDREAGAQK; encoded by the coding sequence ATGAGCAATCGCGTTGTTCTCGCGTACTCCGGCGGTCTAGATACCTCCGTCGCCATCCCGTACCTGGGCGAAATGCTGGACGCTGACGTCGTCGCCGTCTCGCTCGACCTGGGTCAGGGCGGCGAGGACATGGAGTCGGTGCGCCAGCGCGCGCTCGACTGTGGCGCGGTCGAGTCCGTCGTGGTGGACGCGAAGGACGAGTTCGCCGAGGAGTACTGCCTGCCCACCATCAAGGCCAACGGCATGTACCAGGGCGAGTACCCGCTGGTATCCGCCATTTCGCGCCCGTTGATTGTCAAGCACCTGGTGGAGGCAGCACAGGAGCACGGCGGTACTCACGTCGCACACGGCTGCACCGGTAAGGGCAACGACCAGGTCCGCTTCGAGGTCGGCTTCCTTAACCAGGACCCGGATCTGGAGATCGTGGCACCTGCGCGCGACTTTGCGTGGACCCGTGACAAGGCCATCGAGTTCGCAGAGGGCAAGGACCTGCCGATCGAGCAGTCCGCAGCATCTCCGTTCTCCATCGACCAGAACGTGTGGGGCCGCGCCGTCGAGACCGGTTTCCTGGAGGACCTGTGGAACCCGCCGACAAAGGACCTCTACGCCTACACCGAGGACCCGGCGCTGGGCAACGCCCCGGACGAGGTCATCATCTCCTTTGAGTCCGGCAAGCCCGTCGCCATCGACGGCCGCAAGGTCACCGTGCTGGAGGCCATCGAGGAGCTCAACCGCCGCGCCGGTGCGCAGGGCATCGGCCGCCTGGACATGGTCGAGGACCGCCTGGTGGGCATCAAGTCCCGCGAGGTCTACGAGGCACCGGGCGCGATCACCCTGATCACCGCGCACAAGGCGCTGGAGGATGTCACCGTCGAGCGTGAGCTCGCGCGCTACAAGCGGCTTATCGACGCCCGCTGGTCCGAAGAGGTCTACGACGGCCTCTGGTTCGGCCCGCTGAAGCGCTCCTTGGACGCGTTCATCGAGTCCACCCAGGAGCACGTCACCGGCGATATCCGAATGGAGCTGCACGCGGGCAAGGCGACGGTCAACGGCCGCCGCTCCAACCACTCGCTCTACGACTTCAACCTGGCTACCTACGACACGGGCGACACCTTCGACCAGACCCTGGCCAAGGGCTTCGTGCGCCTGCACGGCCTGAGCTCGCAGATTGCCAACAAGCGCGACCGCGAAGCGGGCGCGCAGAAGTAG
- the tyrS gene encoding tyrosine--tRNA ligase yields the protein MSTNIVDELEWRGLINQSTDLEALRTATEAPISLYCGFDPTGPSLHAGHLVPLLMLRRFQEAGHRPIVLAGGATGMIGDPRDVGERTMNSSDTVADWAGRISSQLERFVSFEGDNAALLVNNNDWIKDMTVIDFLRDVGKHFSLSTMLSRDTVKRRLENDGISYTEFSYMLLQANDYVQLRRNHDCVLQVGGGDQWGNLVAGVDLNRRMDGEQVHALTVPLVTDSEGKKFGKSTGGGSLWLDPEMTSPYTWYQYFVNTADADVIRYLRWFTFLDQEELDRLAVEVEERPFKREAQKRLAQEMTDLVHGVKAREGVELASQALFGRAEIRDLDEQTLASAVSATEVFEFSDAETSIVDLLVGAGLSESKGAARRSVKEGGIYVNNERVESEDWTPTADDLLHGSWLVLRRGKKSFAGAKKM from the coding sequence ATGAGCACGAACATTGTTGATGAGCTTGAATGGCGCGGACTGATCAACCAGTCCACTGACCTGGAGGCACTGCGGACCGCGACCGAGGCGCCGATCAGCCTGTACTGCGGTTTTGACCCGACGGGCCCGTCGCTGCACGCGGGCCACCTCGTCCCTCTGCTCATGCTCCGCCGCTTCCAGGAAGCTGGCCATCGCCCGATCGTGCTGGCCGGCGGCGCTACCGGCATGATCGGCGACCCGCGAGACGTGGGGGAGCGAACGATGAACTCCTCTGACACGGTCGCCGACTGGGCAGGTCGCATTTCGAGCCAGCTCGAGCGCTTCGTTTCCTTCGAGGGGGACAACGCCGCGCTGCTGGTGAACAATAATGACTGGATCAAGGACATGACCGTCATTGACTTCCTCCGCGACGTGGGCAAGCACTTCTCCTTGTCCACCATGCTCAGCCGCGACACCGTGAAGCGCCGCCTGGAAAACGACGGCATCTCCTACACCGAGTTCTCCTACATGCTGCTGCAAGCAAACGACTACGTGCAGTTGCGTCGCAACCACGACTGCGTGCTGCAGGTCGGTGGCGGCGACCAGTGGGGCAACCTTGTCGCTGGCGTAGACCTGAACCGTCGCATGGATGGCGAGCAGGTTCACGCGCTGACTGTTCCGCTCGTGACCGATTCCGAGGGCAAGAAGTTCGGCAAGTCCACCGGCGGCGGCTCCCTGTGGCTCGATCCGGAAATGACCAGCCCGTACACCTGGTACCAATACTTTGTGAACACTGCTGATGCCGACGTTATCCGCTACCTGCGTTGGTTCACCTTCCTTGATCAGGAAGAGCTTGATCGTCTTGCGGTCGAGGTGGAAGAGCGCCCCTTCAAGCGTGAGGCACAGAAGCGTCTCGCGCAGGAGATGACCGACCTGGTGCACGGGGTGAAGGCTCGCGAAGGCGTTGAACTTGCTTCGCAGGCGCTGTTCGGTCGCGCCGAGATCCGTGACCTGGACGAGCAGACGCTCGCCTCGGCAGTCTCCGCGACCGAGGTCTTCGAGTTCAGCGACGCTGAGACCTCCATCGTCGATCTGCTCGTCGGCGCTGGCTTGTCGGAGTCGAAGGGCGCAGCCCGCCGATCCGTCAAGGAAGGCGGCATCTACGTCAACAACGAGCGTGTGGAGTCCGAGGACTGGACGCCGACTGCCGACGATCTCCTGCACGGATCGTGGCTCGTGCTGCGCCGCGGCAAGAAGAGCTTTGCTGGCGCCAAGAAGATGTAG
- a CDS encoding Trm112 family protein has translation MSLDPKLLDVLACPQDKGPLTYKEDEQLLVNERLNIAYRIDDGIPVLLIDEAQDYPSAPSA, from the coding sequence ATGAGTCTCGATCCGAAACTCCTTGACGTACTTGCCTGCCCACAGGACAAGGGCCCGCTGACGTACAAGGAAGATGAACAGTTGCTGGTGAACGAGCGCCTCAACATTGCCTATCGCATCGACGACGGCATCCCGGTGCTCCTTATCGACGAGGCGCAGGACTATCCGTCCGCACCGTCCGCGTAG
- the argH gene encoding argininosuccinate lyase: MEQHKTNEGALWGGRFSGGPSEAMFALSVSTHFDWVLAPYDVLASKAHAKVLHKAGLLSDADLDTMLTGLDQLGKDVADGTFVPAPTDEDVHGAMERGLIERVGPEVGGRLRAGRSRNDQVAAMFRMWCRDALRGVAVEVSNLIDALVDQAAAHPDAIMPGKTHFQAAQPILLAHSLLAHAQPLLRDLERIQDADKRLAVSPYGSGALAGSSLHLDPEAIATELGFDSATDNSLDGTASRDFAAETAYVLAQIAVDISRLSEELIAWSTPEFGYITLDDAWSTGSSIMPQKKNPDVPELARGKTGRLLGNLTGLLATLKAMPLAYNRDLQEDKEPVIDSVNQLRILLPAMTGLVSTLVFHEDRMRELAPAGFTLATDLAEWMVRQGVPFREAHEASGACVRIAEQRGVDLVDLTDEELAGVDKRLKPEVREVLTIDGAVASRDTRGGTAKVRVVEQRERVAEANAAYRAWAEKPLRG; this comes from the coding sequence ATGGAGCAGCACAAGACGAATGAAGGCGCGCTGTGGGGCGGCCGTTTCTCCGGCGGTCCCTCGGAAGCGATGTTCGCCCTGAGCGTGTCCACCCACTTTGATTGGGTGCTCGCACCGTATGACGTGTTGGCCTCGAAGGCGCACGCCAAGGTGCTGCACAAGGCGGGCCTGCTTTCCGACGCCGACCTGGACACCATGCTCACCGGCCTCGATCAGCTGGGCAAGGACGTCGCCGACGGCACGTTTGTCCCGGCTCCGACGGACGAGGATGTCCACGGCGCGATGGAGCGCGGCCTGATCGAGCGCGTCGGCCCCGAGGTCGGCGGCCGCCTGCGCGCGGGACGTTCTCGCAACGACCAGGTCGCCGCGATGTTCCGCATGTGGTGCCGCGACGCCCTGCGCGGGGTCGCGGTTGAGGTGAGCAACCTCATCGACGCGCTCGTCGACCAAGCGGCGGCACACCCGGACGCGATTATGCCGGGCAAGACCCACTTCCAGGCGGCGCAGCCGATTCTGCTCGCGCACTCTCTGCTCGCGCACGCGCAGCCGCTGCTGCGCGACCTGGAGCGCATCCAGGACGCAGACAAGCGCCTGGCGGTCTCGCCCTACGGCTCCGGTGCCCTGGCGGGTTCCTCCTTGCACCTGGACCCGGAGGCAATCGCCACTGAGCTGGGCTTCGACTCCGCGACCGATAACTCGCTCGACGGCACCGCCTCGCGCGACTTCGCGGCCGAGACCGCCTACGTGCTCGCCCAGATCGCCGTGGACATCTCCCGGCTGTCGGAGGAGCTCATCGCGTGGTCCACGCCGGAGTTCGGCTACATCACGCTTGACGACGCCTGGTCGACCGGCTCCTCGATCATGCCGCAGAAGAAGAACCCGGACGTACCCGAGCTCGCTCGCGGCAAGACCGGCCGCCTGCTGGGCAACCTCACCGGGCTGCTGGCCACGCTGAAGGCGATGCCGCTGGCGTACAACCGCGACCTGCAGGAAGACAAGGAGCCGGTGATCGACTCGGTCAACCAGCTGCGCATCCTCCTGCCGGCGATGACCGGGTTGGTGTCCACGCTGGTGTTCCACGAGGACCGCATGCGCGAGCTCGCGCCGGCCGGTTTCACTCTGGCCACGGATCTGGCGGAGTGGATGGTGCGCCAGGGCGTGCCCTTCCGCGAAGCCCACGAGGCCTCCGGCGCCTGCGTGCGTATCGCTGAGCAGCGCGGCGTCGATTTGGTGGATTTGACGGATGAGGAGCTCGCGGGCGTCGATAAGCGATTGAAGCCCGAGGTGCGCGAGGTGCTCACCATCGATGGGGCAGTGGCCTCCCGCGACACCCGCGGTGGCACCGCCAAGGTGCGCGTGGTGGAGCAGCGCGAACGCGTGGCGGAGGCTAATGCGGCGTACCGCGCCTGGGCCGAGAAGCCCTTGCGCGGCTAG